From a single Maylandia zebra isolate NMK-2024a linkage group LG3, Mzebra_GT3a, whole genome shotgun sequence genomic region:
- the LOC143414567 gene encoding muscle M-line assembly protein unc-89-like, whose translation MMVHMCQSGSDQPHKQHQVYRDRTRVNEDLLKTGDLSLTLKQPTERDSGEYSCVVISGDIWRKKTVLLTVTVQKLEVDSGVEPVKLPFKTTGNLSEDAKVEWKGKYGKVHVYENGSDQPEEQDQAYRGRTEMNEDLLKTGDLSLTLKHPTDGDTQVYTCTVYREGNILLKKEVQLKVRDCHVDVEEGVEFAKLPFQTTAELPEKATVKWERYKPEYMMVHMCQSGSVQPHKQHQVYRDRTRVNEDLLKTGDLSLTLKQPTERDSGEYSCVVISGDIWRKQTVLLTVTGRVQVQDQTGDIRNRSSSIDPTPLMADQSV comes from the exons ATGATGGTGCACATGTGTCAGAGTGGATCTGACCAGCCTCACAAACAGCACCAGGTTTACAGAGACCGAACAAGAgtgaatgaagacctgctgaaaactggagacctcagtctgaccctgaaacagcccacagagagagacagtggagAATACAGCTGTGTGGTCATCAGTGGGGACATCTGGAGGAAGAAAacagtgctgctcacagtcacag TCCAAAAACTGGAGGtggattcaggggtggagcctgtCAAGCTGCCTTTTAAAACCACAGGAAACCTGTCTGAAGATGCTAAAGTGGAGTGGAAGGGTAAATACGGAAAGGTCCACGTGTATgagaacggctctgaccagcctgaaGAACAGGACCAGGCTTACAGAGGCCGAACGgagatgaatgaagacctgctgaaaactggagacctcagtctgaccctgaaacaccccACAGATGGAGACACACAAGTCTACACCTGCACCGTCTACAGGGAGGGAAACATCCTGCTGAAGAAGGAAGTGCAGctgaaagtcagag ACTGTCATGTAGACGTAGAGGAGGGGGTGGAGTTTGCAAAGCTGCCTTTCCAAACAACAGCTGAGCTTCCTGAAAAGGCCACAGTGAAGTGGGAACGATATAAACCAGAATACATGATGGTGCACATGTGTCAGAGTGGGTCTGTCCAGCCTCACAAACAGCACCAGGTTTACAGAGACCGAACAAGAgtgaatgaagacctgctgaaaactggagacctcagtctgaccctgaaacagcccacagagagagacagtggagAATACAGCTGTGTGGTCATCAGTGGGGACATCTGGAGGAAACAAacagtgctgctcacagtcacag GGAGAGTTCAGGTCCAGGATCAAACAGGGGACATCAGGAACAGAAGCAGCTCCATTGATCCGACTCCTCTGATGGCTGATCAATCAGTTTGA